From Mus pahari chromosome 20, PAHARI_EIJ_v1.1, whole genome shotgun sequence, the proteins below share one genomic window:
- the Asf1b gene encoding histone chaperone ASF1B: MAKVSVLNVAVLENPSPFHSPFRFEISFECSEALSDDLEWKIIYVGSAESEEFDQILDSVLVGPVPAGRHMFVFQADAPNPSLIPETDAVGVTVVLITCTYHGQEFIRVGYYVNNEYPNPELRENPPPKPDFSQLQRNILASNPRVTRFHINWDNNPDSLEAIENQDPNVDFGLSLSCTPVKSLGLPSCIPGLLPENSMDCI; encoded by the exons ATGGCCAAGGTGTCGGTGCTGAATGTGGCTGTGCTGGAGAACCCGAGCCCTTTCCACAGCCCCTTCCGGTTCGAGATCAGCTTCGAATGCAGTGAGGCCCTGTCTGACG ACCTGGAATGGAAGATCATTTATGTGGGCTCAGCTGAGAGTGAGGAGTTTGATCAGATCCTAGATTCAGTGCTGGTGGGCCCTGTCCCTGCAGGAAGGCATATGTTCGTCTTTCAG GCTGATGCCCCAAACCCATCCCTCATTCCTGAGACGGACGCCGTGGGTGTGACTGTGGTTCTCATCACCTGCACCTACCATGGACAAGAGTTCATCCGTGTGGGCTACTATGTCAACAATGAGTACCCAAACCCAGAGCTTCGAGAGAACCCACCCCCAAAGCCAGACTTCTCTCAG CTACAGCGGAACATCTTGGCCTCTAACCCCAGGGTGACCCGGTTCCATATCAACTGGGACAACAATCCAGACAGTCTGGAAGCTATAGAAAACCAGGACCCCAATGTGGACTTCGGCCTTTCCCTCAGTTGCACTCCTGTTAAAAGCCTGGGCCTCCCTAGTTGCATCCCAGGCCTTCTCCCTGAGAACTCCATGGATTGCATCTGA